From Cataglyphis hispanica isolate Lineage 1 chromosome 3, ULB_Chis1_1.0, whole genome shotgun sequence, a single genomic window includes:
- the LOC126848279 gene encoding uncharacterized protein LOC126848279 isoform X1 produces the protein MRKAISVLALIAFACDISHNPLVHGDPIGNPEVARKSDDYEHQKESNGQFDGAEMPRRSMEDREQSPSEPVGKWRSNGEALEPKWRDGDYIPLLPFSNYRSYTRDEVDDTEDFPETSRRPFKYRYSIDQPNHPQGSPNRGVSSSEDYDEATYRSREDYPRDSSTLDEETMESAASNNGKRDRNIVNDSVNNDREASRYHEAFQARPTNEYEQEFNDEEYMRPRPRKRRPPQNYEFALVNEASSNEENKESRDASRLPLSEVHDSENLPVMMRSSNERENALELKSLLKMQQEEGSSLSEILQRRNLSLSDLLKGNTDVINALKSRIADESDEYIEEMSKVMSDSLMKLAATVTPPWGSMTTESTTIKISAASNTLDNSISRVMIVPHKVSKNYDAVSSNDTNRIKEESKEAENIVKQSVRDSLWQRMASTTPPIVSTVITTSTTLPPIAVNSMEYFLNDDGNAGLTNERVAKFENLDEDEIMEFSDFTDFKKGKSSAKATSERIPSQPSSRDIESTLSIEQILNPTERIEPTRYRKNDQDSNTESINNNKKIIEDQSISIGEPASAEDYNTFMEAEYQNDAPISEDHGKQNKVKNNSSASQTDAVANPVEKKQTVDSNDDIKKLYDKNHSTEYHQVSRSPMEKIRNRASLENHQGVDSRRYEEVISEIEPEARAEIFELFASGSAGKRLERLLKSRNMSLEELIALRQRGSSKVHLTEVSRLRVTKPQNNLQSLETSRTNNEEIILQLSPTANFNGRISEDRKISKKESAKRQKAEESMTQFIKQDIMGYLQNPFFDKNVENMSMSRLLNLVEHDRNASRRTFPENDTLDEHSELQNSRRTMQIVDLLTTFDSFPFVKDVQRQFDTVKIDNNEFKPKLPINNDNASVVLVDKGTKIIGADNSSSQFHAGYVKEIVREEPNIIDIKTIYGETINNGEERKTLSQMKPSIIASGAILGVTIVVFLAIFIVCRIRQKQKYTYRNTFSRAVFQNPVMMARKLSNSSSLSTVMVNVVATSTTKRPERTEMQETVEEFDGKSDMDNDSLDGNDSWETIPDYAK, from the coding sequence AATGGCGAGGCTCTCGAGCCAAAGTGGCGAGACGGCGATTACATACCCCTTTTACCATTCTCTAACTACCGGTCCTACACAAGGGATGAAGTCGACGATACCGAAGACTTCCCCGAAACGAGTCGTCGACCGTTCAAGTATCGTTATTCGATCGATCAACCGAATCATCCTCAAGGGAGTCCAAACAGAGGCGTTTCATCTTCGGAAGACTACGACGAAGCGACATATCGAAGTCGCGAAGATTATCCGCGCGATAGTTCGACGCTGGATGAGGAAACGATGGAGAGCGCGGCGAGCAACAATGGGAAACGCGATCGCAATATCGTCAATGATTCAGTTAACAATGATAGGGAAGCCTCGAGATATCACGAGGCCTTCCAGGCTCGACCCACCAACGAGTACGAACAGGAATTCAATGATGAGGAGTACATGAGACCTCGTCCAAGAAAAAGGAGACCACCGCAGAATTATGAGTTCGCTCTAGTGAACGAAGCATCTTCTAATGAGGAAAACAAAGAATCGCGAGATGCTTCTCGACTTCCGTTATCGGAAGTGCACGATAGTGAAAATCTCCCGGTAATGATGCGATCATCCAACGAACGAGAAAACGCGCTCGAATTAAAATCACTCTTGAAGATGCAGCAAGAGGAGGGCTCGAGTCTGTCAGAGATTCTGCAACGCAGGAATCTGAGCTTAAGCGATCTCCTGAAGGGCAACACCGATGTGATCAATGCTCTAAAATCAAGAATCGCTGATGAGTCCGACGAATACATCGAGGAGATGTCAAAGGTGATGTCCGATTCGTTAATGAAACTCGCCGCAACGGTAACACCACCTTGGGGATCCATGACGACCGAAAGTACCACTATAAAAATTTCGGCGGCTTCAAATACTTTAGATAATTCCATATCCAGGGTAATGATCGTCCCAcataaagtttcaaaaaattatgacgCAGTATCTTCAAATGACACGAATCGCATTAAAGAAGAATCAAAGGAAGCCGAAAATATCGTGAAGCAATCTGTGCGTGATTCTTTGTGGCAAAGAATGGCTTCGACAACTCCTCCGATCGTCTCGACAGTGATTACCACATCGACGACATTGCCACCGATCGCGGTGAACTCCATGGAATACTTTCTGAATGACGATGGTAACGCGGGATTGACGAACGAACGCGTGGCGAAATTCGAGAATCTTGACGAGGACGAGATCATGGAGTTTTCAGACTTTACGGACTTCAAGAAGGGAAAGAGTTCAGCGAAAGCGACGAGCGAAAGGATCCCCTCGCAACCATCATCTCGCGATATCGAGTCCACCTTGAGCATCGAACAAATTCTCAATCCCACGGAGCGCATTGAGCCGACGAGATATCGCAAGAACGATCAAGACAGCAATActgaaagtataaataataataaaaagattattgagGATCAATCAATTTCTATTGGCGAACCGGCGTCTGCGGAGGATTACAACACGTTTATGGAAGCCGAGTATCAGAACGATGCTCCGATCTCTGAAGATCATGGAAAGCAAAATAAAGTGAAGAATAATTCAAGCGCTAGTCAAACTGATGCTGTCGCGAATCCAGTTGAAAAGAAACAAACCGTGGACTCAAacgatgatataaaaaagctGTACGATAAGAATCACTCGACCGAGTATCATCAGGTGAGTCGATCGCCAATGGAAAAGATTCGCAATCGCGCGAGTTTGGAGAATCATCAAGGTGTGGATAGTAGACGTTATGAGGAGGTCATCTCCGAAATCGAACCGGAGGCACGAGCAGAGATCTTCGAGCTATTCGCATCCGGCTCGGCCGGCAAACGATTGGAGCGGCTTCTAAAGTCAAGAAACATGAGCTTGGAGGAGTTGATAGCACTGCGTCAAAGAGGGTCCAGCAAGGTGCACTTGACAGAAGTGTCGCGATTAAGAGTAACTAAACCACAGAACAATCTTCAGTCCTTGGAAACCTCCAGAACAAACAATGAAGAGATTATCCTACAGCTCTCACCAACTGCCAATTTCAATGGACGCATCAGCGAAGATAGGAAGATTTCTAAAAAGGAAAGCGCAAAGCGACAGAAGGCAGAAGAATCAATGACTCAGTTCATCAAGCAAGACATCATGGGCTATTTACAGAATCCGTTCTTTGACAAGAATGTGGAGAACATGTCGATGTCGAGATTGCTGAATCTCGTCGAGCATGACAGGAACGCGTCGAGGAGAACGTTTCCTGAAAATGATACATTAGATGAACATAGCGAACTACAGAATTCCCGTCGGACGATGCAGATCGTTGATTTACTTACGACATTTGATTCTTTTCCTTTTGTAAAGGACGTACAACGACAGTTCGATACAgttaaaatcgataataatgaatttaaaccTAAGCTTCCGATAAACAATGATAACGCGAGCGTAGTGTTAGTCGACAAAGGTACGAAGATCATTGGCGCAGATAATTCCTCTAGCCAATTCCATGCCggatatgtaaaagaaatcgTGAGGGAGGAACCAAATATCATCGATATAAAAACGATTTACGGGGAAACAATAAACAATggggaagaaagaaagaccCTGTCACAGATGAAACCAAGCATAATAGCAAGCGGCGCGATATTGGGCGTAACGATCGTCGTGTTCCTGGCGATCTTCATAGTATGCAGGATTCGGCAGAAgcaaaaatacacatatagaaACACATTCTCCCGCGCGGTGTTCCAGAACCCAGTTATGATGGCGAGAAAGCTGTCGAATTCCAGCAGCCTGAGCACCGTGATGGTAAACGTTGTCGCGACATCGACAACCAAGAGGCCCGAGAGAACGGAAATGCAGGAGACCGTAGAGGAGTTCGATGGCAAGAGTGATATGGATAACGACTCGTTGGACGGGAATGACAGTTGGGAGACAATACCTGATTACGCGAAATAA
- the LOC126848279 gene encoding uncharacterized protein LOC126848279 isoform X2 has translation MIFFMKESNGQFDGAEMPRRSMEDREQSPSEPVGKWRSNGEALEPKWRDGDYIPLLPFSNYRSYTRDEVDDTEDFPETSRRPFKYRYSIDQPNHPQGSPNRGVSSSEDYDEATYRSREDYPRDSSTLDEETMESAASNNGKRDRNIVNDSVNNDREASRYHEAFQARPTNEYEQEFNDEEYMRPRPRKRRPPQNYEFALVNEASSNEENKESRDASRLPLSEVHDSENLPVMMRSSNERENALELKSLLKMQQEEGSSLSEILQRRNLSLSDLLKGNTDVINALKSRIADESDEYIEEMSKVMSDSLMKLAATVTPPWGSMTTESTTIKISAASNTLDNSISRVMIVPHKVSKNYDAVSSNDTNRIKEESKEAENIVKQSVRDSLWQRMASTTPPIVSTVITTSTTLPPIAVNSMEYFLNDDGNAGLTNERVAKFENLDEDEIMEFSDFTDFKKGKSSAKATSERIPSQPSSRDIESTLSIEQILNPTERIEPTRYRKNDQDSNTESINNNKKIIEDQSISIGEPASAEDYNTFMEAEYQNDAPISEDHGKQNKVKNNSSASQTDAVANPVEKKQTVDSNDDIKKLYDKNHSTEYHQVSRSPMEKIRNRASLENHQGVDSRRYEEVISEIEPEARAEIFELFASGSAGKRLERLLKSRNMSLEELIALRQRGSSKVHLTEVSRLRVTKPQNNLQSLETSRTNNEEIILQLSPTANFNGRISEDRKISKKESAKRQKAEESMTQFIKQDIMGYLQNPFFDKNVENMSMSRLLNLVEHDRNASRRTFPENDTLDEHSELQNSRRTMQIVDLLTTFDSFPFVKDVQRQFDTVKIDNNEFKPKLPINNDNASVVLVDKGTKIIGADNSSSQFHAGYVKEIVREEPNIIDIKTIYGETINNGEERKTLSQMKPSIIASGAILGVTIVVFLAIFIVCRIRQKQKYTYRNTFSRAVFQNPVMMARKLSNSSSLSTVMVNVVATSTTKRPERTEMQETVEEFDGKSDMDNDSLDGNDSWETIPDYAK, from the coding sequence AATGGCGAGGCTCTCGAGCCAAAGTGGCGAGACGGCGATTACATACCCCTTTTACCATTCTCTAACTACCGGTCCTACACAAGGGATGAAGTCGACGATACCGAAGACTTCCCCGAAACGAGTCGTCGACCGTTCAAGTATCGTTATTCGATCGATCAACCGAATCATCCTCAAGGGAGTCCAAACAGAGGCGTTTCATCTTCGGAAGACTACGACGAAGCGACATATCGAAGTCGCGAAGATTATCCGCGCGATAGTTCGACGCTGGATGAGGAAACGATGGAGAGCGCGGCGAGCAACAATGGGAAACGCGATCGCAATATCGTCAATGATTCAGTTAACAATGATAGGGAAGCCTCGAGATATCACGAGGCCTTCCAGGCTCGACCCACCAACGAGTACGAACAGGAATTCAATGATGAGGAGTACATGAGACCTCGTCCAAGAAAAAGGAGACCACCGCAGAATTATGAGTTCGCTCTAGTGAACGAAGCATCTTCTAATGAGGAAAACAAAGAATCGCGAGATGCTTCTCGACTTCCGTTATCGGAAGTGCACGATAGTGAAAATCTCCCGGTAATGATGCGATCATCCAACGAACGAGAAAACGCGCTCGAATTAAAATCACTCTTGAAGATGCAGCAAGAGGAGGGCTCGAGTCTGTCAGAGATTCTGCAACGCAGGAATCTGAGCTTAAGCGATCTCCTGAAGGGCAACACCGATGTGATCAATGCTCTAAAATCAAGAATCGCTGATGAGTCCGACGAATACATCGAGGAGATGTCAAAGGTGATGTCCGATTCGTTAATGAAACTCGCCGCAACGGTAACACCACCTTGGGGATCCATGACGACCGAAAGTACCACTATAAAAATTTCGGCGGCTTCAAATACTTTAGATAATTCCATATCCAGGGTAATGATCGTCCCAcataaagtttcaaaaaattatgacgCAGTATCTTCAAATGACACGAATCGCATTAAAGAAGAATCAAAGGAAGCCGAAAATATCGTGAAGCAATCTGTGCGTGATTCTTTGTGGCAAAGAATGGCTTCGACAACTCCTCCGATCGTCTCGACAGTGATTACCACATCGACGACATTGCCACCGATCGCGGTGAACTCCATGGAATACTTTCTGAATGACGATGGTAACGCGGGATTGACGAACGAACGCGTGGCGAAATTCGAGAATCTTGACGAGGACGAGATCATGGAGTTTTCAGACTTTACGGACTTCAAGAAGGGAAAGAGTTCAGCGAAAGCGACGAGCGAAAGGATCCCCTCGCAACCATCATCTCGCGATATCGAGTCCACCTTGAGCATCGAACAAATTCTCAATCCCACGGAGCGCATTGAGCCGACGAGATATCGCAAGAACGATCAAGACAGCAATActgaaagtataaataataataaaaagattattgagGATCAATCAATTTCTATTGGCGAACCGGCGTCTGCGGAGGATTACAACACGTTTATGGAAGCCGAGTATCAGAACGATGCTCCGATCTCTGAAGATCATGGAAAGCAAAATAAAGTGAAGAATAATTCAAGCGCTAGTCAAACTGATGCTGTCGCGAATCCAGTTGAAAAGAAACAAACCGTGGACTCAAacgatgatataaaaaagctGTACGATAAGAATCACTCGACCGAGTATCATCAGGTGAGTCGATCGCCAATGGAAAAGATTCGCAATCGCGCGAGTTTGGAGAATCATCAAGGTGTGGATAGTAGACGTTATGAGGAGGTCATCTCCGAAATCGAACCGGAGGCACGAGCAGAGATCTTCGAGCTATTCGCATCCGGCTCGGCCGGCAAACGATTGGAGCGGCTTCTAAAGTCAAGAAACATGAGCTTGGAGGAGTTGATAGCACTGCGTCAAAGAGGGTCCAGCAAGGTGCACTTGACAGAAGTGTCGCGATTAAGAGTAACTAAACCACAGAACAATCTTCAGTCCTTGGAAACCTCCAGAACAAACAATGAAGAGATTATCCTACAGCTCTCACCAACTGCCAATTTCAATGGACGCATCAGCGAAGATAGGAAGATTTCTAAAAAGGAAAGCGCAAAGCGACAGAAGGCAGAAGAATCAATGACTCAGTTCATCAAGCAAGACATCATGGGCTATTTACAGAATCCGTTCTTTGACAAGAATGTGGAGAACATGTCGATGTCGAGATTGCTGAATCTCGTCGAGCATGACAGGAACGCGTCGAGGAGAACGTTTCCTGAAAATGATACATTAGATGAACATAGCGAACTACAGAATTCCCGTCGGACGATGCAGATCGTTGATTTACTTACGACATTTGATTCTTTTCCTTTTGTAAAGGACGTACAACGACAGTTCGATACAgttaaaatcgataataatgaatttaaaccTAAGCTTCCGATAAACAATGATAACGCGAGCGTAGTGTTAGTCGACAAAGGTACGAAGATCATTGGCGCAGATAATTCCTCTAGCCAATTCCATGCCggatatgtaaaagaaatcgTGAGGGAGGAACCAAATATCATCGATATAAAAACGATTTACGGGGAAACAATAAACAATggggaagaaagaaagaccCTGTCACAGATGAAACCAAGCATAATAGCAAGCGGCGCGATATTGGGCGTAACGATCGTCGTGTTCCTGGCGATCTTCATAGTATGCAGGATTCGGCAGAAgcaaaaatacacatatagaaACACATTCTCCCGCGCGGTGTTCCAGAACCCAGTTATGATGGCGAGAAAGCTGTCGAATTCCAGCAGCCTGAGCACCGTGATGGTAAACGTTGTCGCGACATCGACAACCAAGAGGCCCGAGAGAACGGAAATGCAGGAGACCGTAGAGGAGTTCGATGGCAAGAGTGATATGGATAACGACTCGTTGGACGGGAATGACAGTTGGGAGACAATACCTGATTACGCGAAATAA